Proteins co-encoded in one Fusobacterium sp. SYSU M8D902 genomic window:
- the feoB gene encoding ferrous iron transport protein B, producing the protein DLDQFENFMEVKAVPVSALKKTGITDLMDKALEIAKKKKDIEFSLPFDEGTTALVKEIVKEIKEDKSYSEALKVYSAEYIAIKLIERDSHLIEKLKTKFNIDVTGKFEERILKLEDKYDNDSETILAEQRYGAVNGVLAKTFTTSIKSRLDFTDKVDKILLNRVLGLPLFLLIMAGVMAFVFNGSAPFIDWIDGFFGDFVGKYVGKLVEGTPDWLSSLITDGIVGGVGGVLTFVPVMMFLYFFLAILEESGYMSRVAFLMDKIMRRLGLNGKSFVPMVVGFGCTVPAIYATRTMEDESSRKMTAAMSPFMSCGARLPVYGLFTAAFFGAKGGLVVVSIYLLGIIVAILVGLVLKNVKGFKSENKALLIELPPYRIPSLKVILNSTWLRVFDYIKRAGTVILGIMMILWALTYFPNNGDSNTSYIAKFGHAFAPIMKPTGFGDRWETVAAIPPSIAAKEVVVGFLAQALPLEESEEAEEVTEETTFTQDLTEQIKGLGGAVKDSVMGMLSLDVEGLFATPEADEIEEEGRGIVKATANLWPNDELAPLRAYSFMAFILLVVPCVATLGAIKHEFGWGYLGKVVGIMLVVPYVVSTLIFQIGKLFF; encoded by the coding sequence GATCTAGATCAATTTGAAAACTTTATGGAAGTAAAGGCTGTACCTGTTTCAGCTCTAAAGAAAACAGGAATAACAGATTTGATGGACAAAGCTCTAGAAATAGCTAAGAAGAAGAAAGATATAGAGTTTTCACTACCATTTGATGAGGGAACAACCGCTCTAGTAAAAGAGATTGTAAAAGAGATAAAAGAAGATAAGAGCTACTCAGAAGCTTTAAAAGTATATTCAGCAGAGTATATAGCTATAAAGCTAATAGAGAGAGATAGTCACTTAATCGAAAAGTTAAAAACAAAATTCAATATAGATGTAACTGGAAAATTTGAAGAGAGAATACTAAAATTAGAAGATAAGTATGACAATGACAGTGAGACTATATTAGCTGAGCAAAGATATGGAGCAGTTAATGGAGTTTTAGCAAAAACATTTACAACATCAATAAAATCAAGACTAGATTTTACTGATAAAGTGGATAAGATACTATTAAATAGAGTTTTAGGATTACCTTTATTCCTATTGATTATGGCTGGAGTTATGGCGTTTGTATTCAACGGAAGTGCTCCTTTCATAGATTGGATAGATGGATTCTTTGGTGACTTTGTAGGTAAATATGTAGGTAAGTTAGTAGAGGGAACACCAGATTGGTTAAGTTCATTAATCACAGATGGTATAGTAGGAGGAGTAGGAGGAGTTCTTACATTCGTTCCTGTTATGATGTTCTTATACTTCTTCTTAGCGATCTTAGAAGAGAGTGGATATATGTCAAGGGTTGCTTTCTTAATGGATAAGATTATGAGAAGATTGGGATTAAACGGAAAATCATTTGTTCCAATGGTAGTAGGATTTGGATGTACAGTACCAGCAATCTATGCTACAAGAACAATGGAAGATGAAAGTTCAAGAAAGATGACAGCAGCAATGTCACCATTCATGTCTTGTGGAGCTAGATTACCAGTTTATGGATTATTTACAGCAGCTTTCTTTGGAGCTAAAGGAGGATTAGTTGTAGTATCTATATATCTATTAGGAATTATAGTGGCTATATTAGTTGGACTTGTATTAAAGAATGTAAAAGGATTCAAGTCAGAGAATAAAGCATTATTAATAGAGTTACCACCATATAGAATTCCTAGTTTAAAAGTTATATTAAACTCAACTTGGTTAAGAGTATTTGATTATATTAAGAGAGCAGGAACTGTAATCTTAGGAATTATGATGATCTTATGGGCATTAACATACTTCCCAAATAATGGAGATTCAAATACATCATATATAGCTAAATTTGGACATGCATTTGCTCCAATAATGAAACCTACAGGATTTGGAGACAGATGGGAAACTGTAGCAGCTATCCCACCTAGTATTGCAGCAAAAGAGGTAGTAGTAGGATTCCTAGCTCAAGCCCTACCATTAGAGGAGAGCGAAGAGGCAGAAGAGGTAACTGAAGAGACTACTTTCACTCAAGATTTAACAGAGCAAATAAAAGGACTTGGTGGAGCTGTAAAAGATTCAGTAATGGGAATGCTAAGTCTAGATGTTGAAGGATTATTTGCTACTCCAGAAGCTGATGAGATAGAGGAAGAGGGAAGAGGAATAGTTAAAGCAACAGCTAACCTATGGCCAAATGATGAACTTGCTCCATTAAGAGCTTACTCATTTATGGCGTTCATTCTATTAGTAGTACCTTGTGTTGCTACATTAGGAGCAATAAAACATGAATTCGGTTGGGGATATTTAGGAAAAGTAGTTGGAATAATGTTAGTAGTACCATATGTTGTTTCAACATTGATATTCCAAATTGGAAAATTATTCTTTTAA
- a CDS encoding FeoB-associated Cys-rich membrane protein, protein MKTAILIAIIAVIGFFAIRSLLRTFKGEGCSCGDGGKCSSGSCGCGGHDHKDKEHKCNCGNHHE, encoded by the coding sequence ATGAAAACAGCAATTTTAATAGCTATAATAGCCGTGATTGGATTCTTTGCAATTAGAAGTTTATTGAGAACTTTTAAAGGTGAAGGGTGTAGTTGTGGAGATGGTGGAAAGTGTAGTTCTGGTAGTTGTGGTTGTGGTGGACATGATCATAAAGACAAGGAACACAAATGTAACTGTGGAAACCATCACGAATAA
- a CDS encoding penicillin-binding protein has product MRYIKLFSLLANIIGFGVAIYYKIYLLVIFLFLLFFYFLYIFAKKKEYTRTNNFNQRAMLSANIILFLVLLVVVRLVYIQIFNKTMYDEKVKSQIKRNDILYGNRGDIYDNSGKSLAFNQNIYMFGVNPSALYDRESTIIGIEKILDKPFLKKKKSKILKELDEAYKAGKRYKVVAKNLSEREKEEIRDVAREYKLTANEIQFDRSIRRTYYKSDVYKNLIGFIGYTQKSSFEKIGVFGLEKQYERYLREISIKRQNIYTKNRRIKLPFSQDNIRTNLDGKNLHTTIDNDIQYILNEELGKKFISSKAEEAYGVILDPNTGKVLATSYHTIYKDKALRNPIFQNQMEPGSIFKPLIVASALDAGLIKRNTKFDIGDGTIKKYRHTIREASRGTKGVLTTEEVLKKSSNVGMVMIGDRFTNEEFENYLKKFGLYEKTGIDFPNEIKPYTTPYKRWDGLKKSTMSFGQGIVVTPIQMAVAFSSLINGGILYKPYLVNKITDENGVVVRRNLPTVRGRTISEELSKEMKEMLEKVVSEGTAKRGEVIGYRVGGKTGTAQLSTRGGYLKENYLSSFIGFFPVDKPRYTILVMFLKPKGETIYEKFGGATAAPVFGDIVRRISKSKNILSDNISSISKVESFEKIQQEALNDVVMPDLTGINPKDVIYIFKDTDIEVKVSGVGLVKDQFPKPGASLEKVKEIKIILE; this is encoded by the coding sequence GTGAGGTATATAAAATTATTTTCCTTATTGGCTAATATAATTGGCTTTGGAGTGGCAATATATTATAAGATTTATCTTTTAGTTATCTTTTTATTTTTACTGTTTTTTTATTTTTTATATATTTTTGCTAAAAAGAAGGAGTATACTAGAACCAATAACTTTAATCAAAGAGCAATGTTGTCAGCAAATATCATTCTTTTTTTGGTTTTATTAGTAGTGGTAAGATTGGTATACATTCAGATATTTAACAAAACAATGTATGATGAGAAGGTAAAGAGTCAGATTAAGAGAAATGATATTCTCTATGGAAATAGGGGAGATATATATGATAATTCTGGAAAAAGTTTGGCATTTAACCAAAATATATATATGTTTGGAGTAAATCCAAGTGCTTTATATGATAGAGAGAGTACTATAATTGGGATAGAAAAAATACTGGATAAACCTTTTTTAAAGAAGAAAAAGAGTAAGATATTGAAAGAACTTGATGAAGCTTACAAAGCTGGAAAGAGATACAAGGTAGTTGCTAAAAACTTGAGTGAGAGAGAAAAAGAGGAGATTAGAGATGTAGCAAGGGAGTATAAACTTACAGCAAATGAGATACAGTTTGATAGAAGTATAAGAAGGACATATTATAAAAGTGATGTGTATAAGAATTTAATAGGATTCATAGGATATACACAAAAATCTAGTTTTGAAAAAATAGGGGTATTTGGATTAGAGAAACAGTATGAGAGGTATTTGAGAGAGATAAGTATAAAAAGGCAAAATATTTATACAAAAAATAGAAGGATAAAACTTCCCTTCTCTCAAGATAATATAAGGACAAATCTTGATGGTAAAAATCTGCATACAACGATAGATAATGATATTCAATATATTTTAAATGAGGAGTTAGGGAAAAAGTTTATATCTTCTAAAGCTGAAGAAGCCTATGGAGTGATATTGGATCCTAATACTGGAAAGGTATTGGCAACATCTTATCACACAATATACAAGGATAAAGCTCTGAGAAATCCTATATTTCAAAACCAGATGGAGCCAGGATCAATATTTAAACCTTTAATAGTTGCATCAGCATTAGATGCTGGATTAATTAAAAGAAATACAAAATTTGATATTGGTGATGGAACTATAAAGAAGTATAGACATACAATTAGAGAAGCCAGTCGTGGAACTAAGGGAGTACTCACTACAGAGGAGGTCTTAAAAAAATCTAGTAACGTCGGTATGGTAATGATAGGTGATAGATTTACTAATGAGGAGTTTGAGAACTATTTAAAAAAATTTGGACTTTATGAGAAGACAGGTATAGATTTTCCAAATGAGATAAAACCATATACTACTCCATACAAGAGATGGGATGGATTGAAGAAGAGTACAATGTCTTTTGGACAGGGAATAGTAGTGACACCTATTCAGATGGCTGTAGCATTTTCATCATTGATAAATGGAGGAATACTATATAAACCATACTTAGTTAATAAGATAACTGATGAAAATGGAGTAGTTGTAAGGAGAAATCTTCCTACTGTAAGGGGTAGAACAATATCTGAAGAGCTGTCTAAAGAGATGAAAGAGATGTTGGAAAAGGTAGTTTCAGAGGGAACAGCTAAAAGAGGAGAGGTAATAGGTTATAGAGTTGGTGGAAAAACAGGAACTGCCCAATTGAGTACGAGAGGTGGATATTTAAAAGAGAATTACCTATCATCTTTTATAGGATTTTTCCCAGTAGATAAGCCTAGATATACAATCTTAGTAATGTTTTTAAAACCTAAAGGAGAAACTATATATGAGAAATTTGGAGGAGCAACAGCAGCCCCTGTATTTGGTGATATAGTGAGAAGAATAAGCAAGAGTAAAAATATTCTCTCAGACAATATTTCAAGTATATCTAAGGTTGAGAGTTTTGAGAAGATACAGCAAGAAGCATTAAATGATGTTGTAATGCCAGACTTGACTGGAATAAATCCAAAAGATGTAATCTATATTTTTAAAGATACAGATATAGAGGTAAAAGTATCAGGAGTTGGATTGGTAAAAGATCAATTTCCAAAACCGGGAGCATCTTTAGAAAAGGTGAAGGAGATTAAAATAATTTTAGAATAG